From the Pseudoalteromonas tunicata genome, one window contains:
- a CDS encoding DUF2780 domain-containing protein, translating into MKLSTLVMSSALVFASHSAVAGLSDLTKSLENQAKSVAKDVAQPTAQPAMTSGLIDMAASQFGLSPEIAQAGLGSLLKVAQDHVSKENFSMISSALPDTKQYIQSAPSIKMSGLSAMFGKSSDEAQTAASLGYLDKAFKKLGIPKETILPMAEMLTGYLEQSGYGQASSLLKQGLNFL; encoded by the coding sequence ATGAAATTATCAACCTTAGTGATGAGCAGTGCGCTCGTTTTTGCTTCTCACTCAGCGGTCGCGGGTTTATCTGATTTAACTAAATCACTCGAAAACCAAGCTAAAAGTGTCGCTAAAGACGTAGCACAACCTACTGCGCAGCCTGCAATGACATCGGGTTTAATAGACATGGCAGCAAGCCAATTTGGCTTAAGCCCTGAGATAGCGCAAGCTGGTTTGGGGAGCTTATTAAAAGTGGCACAAGACCATGTATCAAAAGAAAATTTTTCCATGATCAGCAGCGCCTTACCTGATACTAAACAATACATTCAATCAGCGCCAAGTATTAAAATGTCCGGTTTAAGTGCCATGTTTGGCAAATCAAGTGATGAAGCGCAAACCGCTGCAAGCTTAGGTTATTTAGATAAAGCCTTTAAAAAGTTAGGCATTCCCAAAGAAACTATTTTACCTATGGCCGAGATGCTAACAGGTTATTTAGAGCAAAGCGGTTATGGCCAAGCGTCATCGTTATTAAAACAAGGCTTAAATTTCTTATAA
- a CDS encoding S8 family serine peptidase — protein sequence MSKYNTVNFRKNAILMALLGGVGFNTIATEQQLATPETERFIVQYKLNPVFESNQSASSHQLTTLKQNMVQTIAASVQANVIQELPSINAVALILSAEQKAMLETNPDVASIEVDPKRYLLAESTPYGINMVQAPLLSDAMSGNRKVCIMDTGYTLNHPDLPSTGITGDDGYGNNDTGNWYNDGNGHGTHVAGTIAAIGGNNQGVVGVNPSGQLGLHIVKVFNDQGNWAYGSDLIKAISQCQAAGANITSMSLGGSGSSTAERQAFDNSYAQGMLHIAAAGNDGNSSLSYPASYNSVVSVAAVDSSENKASFSQFNNQVEIAAPGVGVNSTWNNNGYKSISGTSMATPHVSGVAALVWSNNLSCSNQQVRDAINKTAKDKGAAGRDTSYGFGLIQAKAAADYLANDCGTGGGTDAAPIARFSANVTGKQVSFTNQSTDDKGITSYAWQFGDSNNSTSTAQNPSFTYNADGQYTVRLTVKDTAGQSAFFTQVVTINTDTNTGCDGLASWNNATSYKIGDKVAHNNKIYEATWWSTGANPEVYSNVWKRLGNCSGDGDNTNKAPVANFSFNTNQLSVSFTDTSSDDKAVASYAWSFGDGATSMQASPSHTYTQAGSYLVSLTVKDAEGLEATKTQQVQVSESQQGCSGVVAWSTSSVYVAGDQVAYQNTKYTANWWTKGDNPADNSGQYKVWTANGSCQ from the coding sequence ATGAGCAAGTACAACACGGTTAACTTTCGTAAAAATGCCATTTTGATGGCGTTATTGGGCGGGGTTGGTTTTAATACCATCGCAACAGAGCAACAATTAGCGACGCCTGAGACTGAGCGTTTTATAGTGCAATACAAACTCAACCCTGTATTTGAAAGCAATCAAAGCGCATCATCACACCAGCTTACTACGCTTAAACAAAATATGGTGCAGACAATTGCGGCATCAGTGCAAGCCAATGTTATACAAGAACTCCCTTCCATAAACGCCGTTGCATTAATTTTGAGTGCCGAGCAAAAAGCGATGCTCGAAACTAATCCTGATGTGGCAAGCATTGAGGTCGATCCTAAGCGCTACTTACTGGCAGAAAGTACACCTTATGGTATCAATATGGTGCAAGCACCTTTGCTATCTGATGCCATGAGCGGTAATCGTAAAGTATGTATTATGGATACCGGCTATACGCTTAATCACCCTGATTTACCAAGTACAGGCATCACAGGCGATGACGGTTATGGTAATAACGATACCGGAAATTGGTATAACGATGGTAATGGTCATGGTACTCACGTAGCCGGTACCATCGCTGCAATTGGTGGTAATAACCAAGGTGTGGTTGGGGTTAATCCATCAGGACAGCTTGGTTTACACATAGTTAAAGTATTTAATGATCAAGGCAATTGGGCATACGGTTCAGATTTGATCAAAGCCATTTCACAGTGTCAGGCTGCGGGTGCAAACATTACTAGTATGAGTTTAGGGGGCTCAGGCTCGTCTACTGCTGAGCGCCAAGCGTTTGATAATAGCTATGCGCAAGGTATGCTCCATATTGCCGCTGCGGGTAATGATGGCAACAGCTCTTTAAGTTATCCTGCTTCTTATAATTCTGTGGTCTCTGTTGCGGCCGTTGATAGCTCAGAAAACAAAGCATCATTCTCACAATTTAACAATCAAGTTGAAATCGCAGCGCCAGGTGTTGGGGTTAATTCTACTTGGAACAATAATGGCTATAAAAGTATTAGTGGTACATCAATGGCTACACCGCATGTTTCAGGTGTTGCAGCACTTGTGTGGAGCAACAACCTTAGCTGTAGTAACCAACAAGTTCGTGACGCAATTAATAAAACAGCAAAAGATAAAGGCGCTGCAGGTCGTGATACTTCTTATGGTTTTGGTTTAATTCAAGCCAAAGCCGCTGCTGATTATTTAGCCAACGATTGTGGTACAGGTGGCGGCACTGATGCGGCCCCAATTGCACGCTTTAGTGCTAATGTAACCGGTAAACAAGTCAGCTTCACTAATCAATCAACAGATGATAAAGGCATAACCAGTTATGCTTGGCAATTTGGTGATAGTAATAACTCCACATCTACAGCGCAAAATCCAAGCTTTACCTACAATGCTGATGGCCAATATACGGTTCGTTTAACGGTAAAAGATACCGCAGGCCAATCTGCTTTCTTCACTCAGGTTGTTACTATCAATACAGATACTAATACAGGTTGTGATGGTTTAGCTTCATGGAACAATGCAACCTCATACAAAATTGGTGATAAAGTTGCCCACAATAACAAGATATATGAAGCAACCTGGTGGTCAACCGGCGCAAACCCAGAAGTATACAGTAACGTTTGGAAGCGCTTAGGCAACTGCTCTGGTGATGGCGATAATACAAATAAAGCACCTGTCGCAAACTTTAGTTTTAATACCAACCAACTTTCGGTCAGCTTTACTGACACCTCCAGCGACGATAAAGCTGTTGCAAGCTACGCTTGGTCATTTGGTGATGGCGCAACGTCAATGCAAGCGTCACCAAGCCATACTTATACTCAAGCTGGCAGCTATTTGGTATCGCTTACGGTAAAAGATGCCGAAGGACTTGAAGCAACAAAAACCCAACAAGTTCAAGTGAGTGAAAGCCAGCAAGGTTGCTCTGGTGTAGTTGCGTGGTCAACAAGCTCAGTGTATGTCGCAGGCGATCAGGTCGCATATCAAAATACCAAATACACCGCTAATTGGTGGACCAAAGGTGATAATCCTGCCGATAACTCAGGCCAATATAAAGTATGGACTGCTAATGGCAGCTGTCAGTAA
- a CDS encoding DUF2937 family protein codes for MASTFLQRFGKKVASYLRLALFMAGVLIGVQVPGFVDQYGKNLEARLLESSQALNQFQADADKFFDGDINKLIAYYQAKNDVVITAGANSITAIATRQAMLKTAWQAFNQSTLAQFQHVALAPISDIRSQVWQSYDYLIVLKPIAIGIGLVFGILLAMVLDVLVALIVMLGRRGKTVQKVI; via the coding sequence ATGGCCTCCACTTTTTTACAACGCTTTGGCAAGAAAGTTGCCAGCTACTTACGATTAGCCTTGTTTATGGCTGGGGTATTAATTGGCGTACAAGTACCGGGCTTTGTTGATCAATACGGTAAAAACCTCGAAGCTCGGTTACTCGAATCGAGCCAAGCCCTCAATCAATTTCAAGCCGATGCTGATAAATTTTTTGACGGTGATATCAATAAACTGATTGCCTACTACCAAGCCAAAAACGATGTAGTGATCACCGCTGGCGCAAATAGCATTACCGCCATCGCAACTCGCCAAGCGATGCTAAAAACGGCATGGCAAGCGTTTAACCAATCAACCTTGGCGCAATTTCAACACGTCGCCCTCGCCCCCATTAGCGACATTCGCAGCCAAGTATGGCAAAGCTACGATTACCTTATCGTACTTAAACCGATTGCGATTGGGATTGGCTTAGTATTCGGCATTTTGTTGGCAATGGTACTTGATGTATTAGTAGCGCTTATTGTAATGCTTGGACGCAGGGGTAAAACAGTGCAAAAGGTGATTTAA
- the hrpA gene encoding ATP-dependent RNA helicase HrpA, with product MAQATRELYRSLKQCLNKDQFFFKRRLDGIAKIKNEEKQAKVLAEVTLAIEKSIATRAQRLANLPKVSYPENLPVSQKKDDIKEAIANNQVVIVAGETGSGKTTQLPKICLELGRGAAGFIGHTQPRRLAARTVANRIAEELNCPLGQEVGFKIRFNDQVSDKTAVKLMTDGILLAEIQHDRFLNQYDTIIIDEAHERSLNIDFILGYLKNLLPRRPDLKVIITSATIDPERFSKHFNDAPIIEVSGRTFPVDVRYRPITEVDKDEMEAEGDQLQGIFDAVDELMAEGPGDILIFMNGEREIRDTAEALGKRNLKHTEVLPLYSRLSNAEQNKIFASHSGRRIVLSTNVAETSLTVPGIKYVIDPGTARISRYSYRTKVQRLPIEAISQASANQRKGRCGRVQAGICIRLYSEDDFLGRPEFTDPEILRTNLASVILQMLALGLGDISQFPFVQPPDNRNITDGLRLLEELEAVEEVQAGKTPKLTQSGKELSRLPVDPRLAKMVLAAKQFNSVFEVIVIVAAMSIQDPRERPREKKAQSEEKHQRFNEPDSDFIAFLNLWRYLEEQQQALSNNQFRRMCQQEFLAYMRVREWQDLVYQLTTVCQEMNVAINNEPAGFDAIHQALLAGLLSHIGFKDEDNSYKGARNSRFHVFPGSSLFKKSPKWLMAAELVETSRLFARINAKIDLKWVEPLAQHLIKRSYSEPHWEKKPGCVIALEQQTLYGLIIVNQRRTVYSKIDPKLSRELFIREALVNQELGKDEGFLKHNLALVEDIQSLENKARRRDILVDDQTLFEFYDKKIPEHVNNRNDFAHWWKKQQKADAGFLNMTRENLMMHQANHISAADYPDVWQQDRLMLPLEYHFEPGKAVDGVALQIPLALLNQVEDIGFDWHIPAFRHELITGLIKSLPKATRRNFVPAPNFADAVMATLAPMQGKFIEAVSQKLLKMSGIRIDENEWDYTALASHLRIMFEVRDDKGALLARNHNLQALKDQLQGKVSDTLSKVADKGIEKTELIEWDFGALPEAYVKKQAGYEIKAFPALVDKKSSAAVELFDSQLKAEQAHKHGLRRLILLNIPSPIKYLQQKLPNKAKLGLYFNPFGQVKDLIDDCIAAGVDTLCPDFALIRDEADFNRAKEKVRGELGDAVVQIATEVEQVLSLANAVHKRLKGKVDLSMITAHGDIKQQLSTLVFKGFVCQFGAEKLKDLVRYLQAIERRLEKLPVDPNRDRLCVLELNKVAEAYQGEVNKVPKGYVLPEALQAIFWMQQELRVSFFAQTLGTPYPVSAKRVLNAINELK from the coding sequence ATGGCACAGGCAACTCGTGAGTTATATCGCTCATTAAAACAGTGTTTAAACAAAGATCAGTTTTTCTTTAAACGTCGCTTAGACGGTATAGCAAAAATAAAAAATGAAGAAAAACAAGCCAAAGTACTCGCTGAAGTAACTCTGGCGATTGAAAAAAGCATCGCCACACGGGCGCAGCGTTTAGCCAATTTGCCTAAAGTGTCTTATCCCGAAAATTTGCCGGTCAGTCAGAAAAAAGACGACATCAAAGAGGCCATCGCCAATAACCAAGTGGTGATTGTTGCGGGCGAAACGGGCTCGGGTAAAACCACGCAGTTACCTAAAATTTGTTTAGAGCTTGGCCGAGGTGCAGCGGGCTTTATTGGTCATACTCAGCCACGCCGATTAGCCGCACGTACCGTTGCCAACCGAATTGCTGAAGAGCTTAATTGCCCACTTGGTCAAGAGGTTGGTTTTAAAATTCGATTTAACGATCAGGTATCTGATAAAACCGCGGTTAAACTGATGACCGACGGTATTTTATTGGCGGAAATTCAGCACGACCGCTTTTTAAATCAATACGATACTATCATCATCGATGAAGCCCATGAGCGTAGTTTAAACATCGACTTTATTTTAGGTTATTTAAAAAACCTATTACCGCGACGCCCCGATTTAAAAGTCATTATTACGTCTGCCACTATCGATCCTGAACGTTTTTCTAAGCATTTTAATGATGCGCCCATTATTGAAGTATCGGGTCGTACGTTTCCGGTTGATGTGCGTTATCGTCCCATTACCGAGGTTGATAAAGACGAAATGGAAGCCGAAGGCGACCAACTGCAAGGGATTTTTGATGCGGTTGATGAGCTGATGGCAGAAGGCCCAGGCGACATTTTGATTTTTATGAACGGTGAGCGCGAAATTCGCGATACCGCCGAAGCCCTCGGTAAACGTAACCTCAAACATACCGAAGTGCTGCCGCTTTATTCGCGCTTATCAAATGCAGAGCAAAACAAAATTTTTGCCAGCCATTCAGGCAGGCGCATTGTGCTGTCAACAAACGTCGCTGAAACTTCGTTAACCGTGCCTGGCATTAAATACGTTATCGACCCCGGCACAGCCCGTATTAGCCGTTACAGTTACCGCACCAAAGTGCAACGTTTACCGATTGAGGCGATTTCACAAGCGTCGGCCAATCAACGAAAAGGCCGTTGTGGTCGTGTACAAGCGGGTATTTGTATTCGCTTATATTCAGAAGACGATTTTTTAGGTCGCCCAGAATTTACCGATCCTGAAATACTGCGCACCAATTTAGCCTCGGTTATTTTGCAAATGCTGGCTTTAGGGCTCGGCGACATTAGCCAGTTCCCATTTGTTCAGCCGCCGGATAATCGCAATATTACCGATGGTTTACGTTTGCTGGAAGAACTCGAAGCCGTTGAAGAAGTTCAAGCGGGTAAAACGCCAAAACTGACACAATCCGGTAAAGAATTAAGTCGTTTACCCGTTGATCCGCGTTTGGCCAAAATGGTACTGGCAGCCAAACAATTTAATTCAGTATTCGAAGTGATTGTGATTGTCGCGGCGATGTCGATTCAAGACCCGCGCGAACGACCACGTGAGAAAAAAGCGCAAAGCGAAGAAAAACACCAGCGCTTTAATGAGCCAGATTCTGATTTTATCGCCTTTTTAAATTTATGGCGTTACCTTGAAGAGCAACAACAAGCGCTTTCGAATAATCAATTTAGACGTATGTGCCAGCAAGAGTTTTTGGCCTATATGCGCGTGCGTGAATGGCAAGATTTGGTTTATCAACTGACCACAGTTTGCCAAGAAATGAATGTGGCGATAAACAATGAACCTGCGGGGTTTGATGCTATTCATCAAGCGTTATTGGCCGGTTTGCTGAGCCACATTGGTTTTAAAGATGAAGATAACAGTTATAAAGGTGCACGTAATTCGCGTTTTCATGTTTTTCCTGGGTCAAGTTTATTCAAAAAGAGTCCAAAATGGCTTATGGCGGCGGAGCTAGTCGAAACCAGCCGTTTGTTTGCCCGCATTAATGCCAAAATCGATTTAAAGTGGGTTGAGCCATTAGCACAGCATTTAATTAAGCGCAGTTATTCAGAACCACACTGGGAGAAAAAGCCCGGCTGTGTGATTGCACTTGAGCAACAAACGTTATACGGGCTGATTATTGTCAATCAGCGCCGCACTGTGTACAGCAAAATCGACCCAAAACTGAGCCGTGAGCTATTTATTCGCGAAGCGCTTGTGAATCAAGAGCTGGGTAAAGACGAGGGCTTTTTAAAGCATAATTTGGCCTTAGTTGAAGATATTCAAAGCCTTGAAAATAAAGCGCGTCGTCGCGATATTTTGGTTGATGACCAAACCTTGTTTGAGTTTTACGACAAAAAAATCCCTGAGCATGTTAATAACCGTAACGATTTTGCTCACTGGTGGAAAAAACAGCAAAAAGCGGACGCTGGTTTTTTAAATATGACCCGCGAAAACTTGATGATGCATCAAGCGAATCATATTTCGGCAGCAGATTACCCCGATGTTTGGCAACAAGACCGTTTAATGTTGCCACTTGAGTACCATTTCGAACCGGGTAAAGCGGTCGATGGGGTCGCGCTGCAAATCCCATTGGCGCTACTGAATCAGGTTGAGGACATTGGCTTTGATTGGCATATTCCAGCGTTTCGCCACGAGCTTATTACAGGTTTAATTAAATCGTTGCCTAAAGCAACGCGCCGCAATTTTGTACCCGCGCCTAATTTTGCTGATGCGGTGATGGCGACCCTTGCGCCAATGCAAGGCAAGTTCATTGAAGCGGTGAGCCAAAAGCTGCTGAAAATGAGTGGGATCCGCATTGATGAAAACGAGTGGGATTACACTGCGCTTGCATCACATTTACGCATAATGTTTGAAGTGCGTGACGACAAAGGCGCGTTGCTTGCGCGTAACCACAATTTACAGGCGCTCAAAGATCAGTTGCAAGGTAAAGTCAGCGATACCTTGTCTAAAGTGGCGGATAAAGGGATTGAAAAAACCGAGCTAATCGAATGGGATTTTGGTGCGTTACCCGAAGCTTATGTAAAAAAACAAGCTGGTTACGAAATCAAGGCGTTTCCAGCTTTAGTCGATAAAAAATCATCGGCGGCGGTTGAGCTGTTCGATTCTCAGCTCAAAGCAGAGCAAGCCCATAAACATGGATTGCGCCGCTTAATTTTGCTCAATATTCCATCGCCAATTAAATACTTACAGCAAAAACTGCCAAATAAAGCCAAGCTTGGGCTTTATTTTAATCCTTTTGGCCAAGTTAAAGATTTAATTGATGACTGTATTGCCGCAGGGGTTGATACCTTATGTCCTGACTTTGCGCTGATCCGCGATGAAGCGGACTTTAACCGTGCCAAAGAAAAAGTGCGCGGTGAGCTTGGCGATGCCGTGGTGCAAATTGCCACGGAAGTTGAGCAAGTGCTGAGCCTTGCTAATGCGGTTCATAAACGCCTAAAAGGTAAAGTTGATTTGAGTATGATCACCGCTCATGGTGACATCAAACAACAGCTTTCAACATTAGTTTTTAAAGGGTTTGTGTGTCAATTTGGTGCTGAAAAACTCAAAGATTTGGTACGTTATTTACAAGCGATAGAAAGGCGCCTGGAGAAATTACCCGTTGATCCAAATCGCGACCGACTGTGTGTACTTGAACTTAATAAAGTGGCAGAGGCCTATCAAGGCGAAGTGAATAAAGTGCCAAAAGGCTATGTGTTACCTGAAGCATTACAGGCTATTTTTTGGATGCAACAAGAATTGAGAGTGTCGTTTTTTGCGCAAACTCTTGGCACCCCGTATCCAGTTTCGGCAAAAAGAGTGCTAAATGCGATTAATGAACTAAAATAA
- a CDS encoding serine hydrolase produces the protein MFPQQPVFQLGSVTKIFTAAILKLVDAQKLSVSDPLGNYIPDINP, from the coding sequence ATATTCCCGCAACAACCTGTTTTTCAATTAGGTTCTGTGACTAAAATATTCACGGCGGCGATATTAAAACTGGTTGATGCACAAAAACTCTCAGTTAGTGATCCCTTAGGAAACTATATTCCAGACATCAACCCCTGA
- a CDS encoding GNAT family N-acetyltransferase, with translation MITSSAAHLRIELETPHLLAEKLNAIVSSAWPSGEYDQDAMAFFLTCFEEGGDAAQGWYGWYAIDIDSLSGARTLVGSGGYFGPPDNNGVVEIGYSVLPQWQRLGYATEIVKMLVSHAFSFAKTKCIIAHSGPQNEASQKVLIATGFKEVGIDEGNLRFELKINT, from the coding sequence TTGATAACGTCTTCGGCTGCTCATCTTCGTATTGAGCTTGAAACCCCTCATTTACTTGCTGAAAAATTAAATGCAATTGTGTCAAGTGCTTGGCCTTCTGGAGAATACGACCAAGATGCGATGGCGTTTTTCCTTACCTGTTTTGAAGAGGGAGGAGATGCTGCCCAAGGTTGGTACGGTTGGTATGCAATTGATATTGACTCTTTGTCAGGCGCAAGAACTCTGGTTGGCTCCGGTGGTTATTTTGGCCCACCAGATAATAATGGGGTGGTTGAAATAGGTTATTCAGTATTACCGCAATGGCAGCGTCTTGGTTATGCAACTGAAATAGTTAAGATGCTTGTTTCACATGCTTTTTCTTTTGCGAAAACAAAATGTATTATTGCGCACTCTGGGCCACAAAATGAAGCCTCGCAAAAGGTGCTGATAGCGACTGGTTTTAAAGAAGTTGGCATTGATGAGGGTAATTTACGTTTTGAATTAAAAATAAATACCTAA
- a CDS encoding serine hydrolase domain-containing protein, with the protein MERVLSHSAGLPDYVNDEAVNNLCHRYAILDEFIKTISTGSPPFAMGREYRYSNSGYLYLGKIIEVVSGKSYHDYLRDSFFIPLNMNNTFVIEKGVTAGNVTAYTRRESAPDTYLEPALEQKWLVDRSWISAAGAIASTLTDISRWQIALHSGKVISNHNYHLMTTQTKLNNGEFIHYGLGLNVYPISNKLTYKHDGMVPGFFHGWCIFMMMI; encoded by the coding sequence ATTGAGCGAGTTCTCAGCCATAGCGCAGGCTTGCCTGATTATGTTAATGATGAAGCGGTCAATAATCTTTGCCATCGCTATGCAATACTCGATGAGTTTATCAAAACAATTAGCACTGGGTCACCGCCGTTTGCAATGGGCCGTGAGTATCGCTATTCAAACTCAGGTTACCTTTATTTAGGCAAAATTATTGAAGTGGTATCGGGTAAAAGTTATCACGATTACCTACGTGATAGCTTTTTCATTCCGCTTAATATGAACAATACGTTTGTGATTGAAAAAGGCGTAACGGCAGGCAATGTAACCGCTTACACCCGCCGTGAAAGCGCCCCTGATACCTACTTAGAGCCTGCGCTCGAGCAAAAATGGTTGGTAGATCGTAGTTGGATTTCTGCCGCAGGGGCAATTGCATCAACTCTTACAGACATAAGCCGCTGGCAAATAGCACTGCACTCGGGCAAAGTGATTTCAAACCATAATTATCATTTAATGACCACTCAAACCAAGCTTAATAATGGTGAATTTATTCACTATGGCTTGGGATTAAATGTTTATCCAATAAGTAACAAATTAACTTACAAGCATGATGGCATGGTGCCAGGTTTTTTTCATGGATGGTGTATTTTCATGATGATGATTTAA
- a CDS encoding class I SAM-dependent methyltransferase encodes MSSAIYLEAGREKALKRKHPWIFSKAIKKMKGKPGLGDTVDIYDANGQFLAIASYSPHSQIRARVWSFDQNETIDPAFFEKRIRRALDARQAVIKAGGLTGFRLVAAESDYLPGITIDKFDNYLVCQLLSAGAERHKGDIVIALRAIFPECNVYERSDVDVRTKEGLEPTVGVLHGVAPTAPVIIEENGLKIEVDIIGGHKTGFYLDQRDSRAALERFSEGNDVLNCFCYTGTFGLYALRGNCKSVINVDVSQPALDTAKRNVEINNLDLTKAEFVKQDVFKLLRQYREEGRLFDTVVMDPPKFADNKAQLTGACRGYKDINMIAMQILKPGGTLLTFSCSGLMDQNLFQKVVADAALDAGKDLLIMERLNQAADHPISGPYPEGFYLKGLVCKVY; translated from the coding sequence ATGTCCTCTGCTATCTATCTTGAAGCCGGTCGCGAAAAAGCACTTAAACGCAAACACCCTTGGATTTTTTCAAAAGCCATTAAAAAAATGAAGGGAAAACCAGGCCTTGGAGACACAGTTGATATTTACGATGCCAATGGTCAGTTTTTAGCAATTGCTTCATATAGCCCGCATTCGCAAATTCGTGCAAGGGTCTGGAGTTTTGATCAAAACGAAACAATTGACCCTGCATTTTTTGAAAAACGCATTCGCCGAGCGCTTGATGCGCGCCAAGCAGTGATTAAAGCCGGTGGCTTAACAGGCTTTCGTTTAGTGGCTGCAGAATCAGATTACTTACCAGGGATCACTATAGATAAGTTTGATAACTATTTAGTTTGTCAGCTATTAAGTGCCGGTGCAGAACGTCATAAAGGTGATATCGTTATTGCGCTACGTGCTATTTTCCCTGAGTGTAATGTCTATGAGCGTTCTGATGTTGATGTACGCACCAAAGAAGGCTTAGAACCCACAGTTGGCGTATTACACGGCGTTGCCCCCACAGCCCCTGTTATCATCGAAGAAAACGGCCTCAAAATTGAAGTCGACATTATTGGCGGTCATAAAACAGGATTTTATCTTGATCAACGAGATAGCCGCGCTGCCCTCGAGCGTTTTTCAGAGGGCAACGATGTTCTTAACTGTTTTTGTTATACCGGTACTTTTGGTTTATACGCACTACGGGGCAACTGTAAAAGCGTGATCAATGTGGATGTGTCACAACCGGCACTTGATACGGCAAAACGCAATGTTGAAATCAATAATTTAGATTTAACCAAAGCAGAATTTGTTAAGCAGGACGTATTTAAACTACTACGCCAATACCGCGAAGAAGGCCGCTTATTTGATACTGTTGTAATGGACCCACCAAAGTTTGCTGATAATAAAGCGCAGCTTACTGGCGCATGTCGTGGTTATAAAGATATCAATATGATTGCGATGCAAATTTTAAAACCAGGCGGCACATTACTCACGTTTTCGTGCTCTGGTTTAATGGACCAAAACTTATTTCAAAAAGTAGTGGCCGATGCAGCGCTAGATGCAGGTAAAGATTTATTGATTATGGAGCGCTTAAATCAAGCGGCCGACCACCCGATTTCAGGCCCATACCCTGAAGGGTTTTATTTAAAAGGCTTAGTGTGTAAAGTATATTAA
- a CDS encoding PilZ domain-containing protein → MLYEDKRNFFRMMVNAEVQLTLIDSEAGRQIDGVCRDLSATGMAIEIDEPIEMNITLKVKIASSNNSVPSLEALAKVVRCTSLESNEYLLGLEIIEMN, encoded by the coding sequence ATGTTATATGAAGATAAACGGAATTTTTTCAGAATGATGGTCAATGCCGAAGTGCAGTTAACCTTAATTGATTCTGAAGCAGGTCGTCAAATTGATGGTGTGTGCCGTGACTTAAGTGCCACTGGTATGGCGATTGAAATTGATGAGCCGATTGAGATGAATATCACACTAAAAGTAAAAATAGCATCATCGAATAACAGTGTGCCATCCCTTGAAGCCCTTGCCAAAGTTGTGCGTTGTACCTCGTTAGAATCAAATGAATATTTACTTGGGTTAGAAATCATTGAGATGAATTAA
- a CDS encoding response regulator: MNKEAAMDICQKRAKILLVDDEYFNFELLKGVIPERFQLEYLASGQLCLGQIVTDHPDLILLDVCMPGLDGYDTCRMIKNTPETQDIPVLMLTGLESDRDKKAGFDAGCDDYIVKPYSLPQLIEKISHYVAK; the protein is encoded by the coding sequence ATGAACAAGGAAGCTGCAATGGATATTTGCCAAAAACGAGCAAAAATTTTATTGGTCGATGATGAGTATTTTAATTTTGAGTTGCTAAAAGGGGTCATTCCTGAGCGTTTTCAATTAGAGTACTTAGCCAGTGGTCAGTTGTGCCTTGGGCAGATTGTTACAGATCATCCAGATTTGATTTTATTGGATGTGTGTATGCCCGGTTTAGACGGTTACGATACCTGCAGAATGATAAAAAACACGCCAGAAACCCAAGACATTCCAGTGCTAATGCTGACTGGCTTGGAATCTGATCGAGATAAAAAAGCAGGCTTTGATGCTGGCTGTGACGATTACATAGTCAAACCATATTCGTTGCCACAATTAATAGAAAAAATATCTCATTATGTTGCCAAATAA